A genomic window from Streptomyces sp. 846.5 includes:
- the glmM gene encoding phosphoglucosamine mutase: protein MGRLFGTDGVRGLANVDLTAELALGLSVAAAHVLGDAGAFEGHRPVAVVGRDPRASGEFLEAAVIAGLASSGVDVLKVGVLPTPAVAYLTDLLDADLGVMLSASHNPMPDNGIKFLARGGQKIDDAVEDAIEAEYERFEGHDWTRPTGEAVGRVRSHEEGFEQYLQHLLSVLPNRLDGLKVVIDGAHGAAAKVSPEAFRRAGAEVVHTIGDDPTGLNINDGIGSTHLAPLRAAVVEHGADLGIAHDGDADRCLAVDAEGNEIDGDQILAVLACAMREAGTLTKNTVVATVMSNLGFKLAMEREGIDLIQTAVGDRYVLESMKQHGYNLGGEQSGHVIFLDHATTGDGTLTGLMLAARVAATKQSLAELAGVMTCLPQVLINVKGVDKGRASTDETLRRAVAAAEAELGSTGRVLLRPSGTEPLVRVMVEAADIEQVHAVAERLAEVVRTALPL from the coding sequence GTGGGACGACTGTTTGGCACGGACGGCGTGCGCGGGCTTGCGAACGTGGACCTCACCGCCGAGCTGGCGCTGGGCCTTTCGGTGGCCGCGGCGCACGTGTTGGGCGACGCCGGCGCGTTCGAGGGACACCGTCCGGTCGCCGTGGTCGGCCGCGACCCGCGTGCCTCGGGGGAGTTCCTGGAGGCCGCCGTGATCGCCGGCCTGGCCAGCTCCGGGGTGGACGTGCTGAAGGTCGGCGTGCTGCCGACACCCGCCGTGGCCTACCTCACCGACCTGCTGGACGCCGACCTGGGCGTGATGCTGTCGGCCAGCCACAACCCGATGCCGGACAACGGCATCAAGTTCCTGGCACGCGGCGGGCAGAAGATCGACGACGCGGTCGAGGACGCCATAGAGGCCGAGTACGAGCGCTTCGAGGGCCACGACTGGACCCGCCCCACCGGCGAGGCCGTGGGCCGGGTCCGCAGCCACGAGGAGGGTTTCGAGCAGTACCTGCAGCATCTGCTGTCGGTGCTGCCCAACCGCCTGGACGGTCTGAAGGTCGTCATCGACGGTGCGCACGGCGCGGCGGCGAAGGTCTCCCCGGAGGCGTTCCGCCGGGCCGGGGCCGAGGTGGTGCACACCATCGGGGACGACCCCACCGGGCTCAACATCAACGACGGCATCGGCTCCACCCACCTCGCGCCGCTGCGGGCGGCGGTGGTCGAGCACGGGGCCGACCTCGGCATCGCGCACGACGGCGACGCCGACCGCTGCCTCGCGGTGGACGCCGAGGGCAACGAGATCGACGGCGACCAGATCCTCGCGGTGCTGGCCTGCGCGATGCGGGAGGCCGGGACGCTGACCAAGAACACCGTGGTGGCCACGGTGATGTCCAACCTCGGCTTCAAGCTGGCCATGGAGCGGGAGGGGATCGACCTGATCCAGACCGCGGTGGGCGACCGCTATGTGCTGGAGTCGATGAAGCAGCACGGGTACAACCTGGGCGGCGAGCAGTCCGGTCACGTCATTTTTCTGGACCATGCGACGACCGGGGACGGGACGCTCACCGGGCTGATGCTGGCGGCCCGGGTCGCCGCGACCAAGCAGTCGCTGGCGGAGCTGGCGGGGGTGATGACCTGCCTGCCGCAGGTGCTGATCAACGTCAAGGGCGTGGACAAGGGACGGGCCTCCACGGACGAGACGCTGCGGAGGGCTGTGGCTGCGGCCGAGGCTGAGTTGGGCTCGACGGGGCGGGTGCTGCTGCGGCCTTCGGGGACGGAGCCGTTGGTGCGGGTGATGGTCGAGGCCGCGGATATTGAGCAGGTTCATGCCGTTGCGGAGCGGTTGGCCGAGGTCGTGCGGACGGCTCTGCCCTTGTAG
- a CDS encoding SGNH/GDSL hydrolase family protein, which translates to MLRRNALAATLLGCLLTGAAAQPPAPRYHVYVALGDSFQADSAILPGITTAFVPVGCAQVSYDYPHQVAAALGVADFKDATCGGAVSGSMTGPQPVLGGINPPQFSRLGRNTDLVTVGVGGNDLDLVGMIGRCLALLPLPTTTCPHDPLTERIAAEQQVVAGVLAGIHQRAPRARVLLVNYLAAFPERGCWPYVPISGQDMPYLHRVLLSVNAMLARAAAEDPKGTELADTYTPSLGHDVCQSPTVRWTEGLLPLSLNTPGIAVPFHPNHAGADGQAQAVLAQVRGAVPVR; encoded by the coding sequence ATGCTGCGCCGCAACGCCCTGGCCGCGACCCTGCTGGGCTGTCTGCTGACCGGCGCGGCGGCCCAGCCGCCCGCGCCGCGCTACCACGTGTATGTGGCGCTGGGGGACTCCTTCCAGGCCGACAGCGCGATCCTTCCTGGCATCACCACCGCCTTCGTGCCGGTCGGCTGCGCCCAGGTGTCGTACGACTATCCGCACCAGGTGGCGGCGGCGCTCGGGGTGGCCGACTTCAAGGACGCGACCTGCGGCGGGGCCGTGAGCGGCAGTATGACGGGGCCTCAGCCGGTGCTCGGGGGAATCAACCCCCCGCAGTTCTCCCGACTGGGCCGGAACACCGATCTGGTGACCGTGGGGGTCGGCGGGAACGACCTCGACCTGGTCGGCATGATCGGGCGCTGCCTCGCTCTGCTGCCGCTGCCCACCACTACCTGCCCGCACGACCCGCTCACCGAGCGGATCGCCGCCGAGCAGCAGGTGGTCGCGGGCGTCCTGGCCGGAATCCACCAGCGCGCCCCGCGGGCCAGGGTGCTGCTGGTGAACTATCTCGCGGCGTTCCCGGAGCGCGGCTGCTGGCCGTACGTCCCGATCAGCGGGCAGGACATGCCGTATCTGCACCGGGTCCTGCTCTCCGTGAACGCGATGCTGGCCAGGGCCGCCGCCGAGGACCCGAAGGGGACGGAGCTGGCCGACACCTACACCCCCTCGCTCGGGCACGACGTCTGCCAGAGCCCGACCGTGCGCTGGACCGAGGGCCTGCTGCCGCTGTCGCTGAACACTCCGGGCATCGCCGTGCCGTTCCACCCCAACCACGCGGGGGCCGACGGCCAGGCGCAGGCCGTGCTGGCGCAGGTCCGCGGGGCAGTGCCAGTGCGCTGA
- the rpsI gene encoding 30S ribosomal protein S9, giving the protein MAETTAETPLEVDETFEVEVEEPTEYTTESLVGRFAEAVPAAGLGRRKEAIARVRIVPGTGVWKINGRTLEEYLPNKVHQQIVNEPFKLLELDGRYDIIARINGGGISGQAYALRLGVARALNEVDVDANRPALKKAGFLTRDPRAVERKKAGLKKARKAPQYSKR; this is encoded by the coding sequence GTGGCCGAGACCACTGCCGAGACCCCGCTCGAGGTCGACGAGACCTTCGAGGTTGAGGTCGAGGAGCCCACCGAGTACACCACCGAGTCCCTTGTCGGCCGCTTCGCCGAGGCCGTCCCGGCCGCCGGCCTGGGCCGTCGCAAGGAGGCGATCGCCCGCGTGCGCATCGTCCCCGGCACCGGTGTCTGGAAGATCAACGGTCGCACCCTGGAGGAGTACCTCCCCAACAAGGTGCACCAGCAGATCGTGAACGAGCCCTTCAAGCTCCTTGAGCTGGACGGCCGTTACGACATCATCGCCCGCATCAACGGCGGCGGCATCTCGGGTCAGGCCTACGCCCTGCGCCTGGGCGTCGCCCGCGCGCTGAACGAGGTCGACGTCGACGCGAACCGCCCGGCCCTGAAGAAGGCCGGCTTCCTGACCCGTGACCCGCGCGCCGTCGAGCGCAAGAAGGCCGGTCTGAAGAAGGCCCGCAAGGCGCCGCAGTACAGCAAGCGCTAA
- a CDS encoding ATP-binding cassette domain-containing protein produces the protein MGHVEISHLEYYLPDGRVLFDDVSFRVGEGAAVALVGANGAGKTTLLRMVAGDLQPHGGSVTISGGLGVMRQFVGTTGRGGEAASDDARAAEEDGGHALPPDASVRDLLVSVAPPRIRTGARAVDAAELVMMAQDDEKAQLAYAQALSDWADVGGYEYETVWDVCTTAALGVPYDRAQWRGLNTLSGGEQKRLVLEALLRGPDEVLLLDEPDNYLDVPGKRWLEEQIRATSKTVLFISHDRELLASCAEKIVSVETAVGGSEVWVHGGGFATFHAAREERFARFDELLRRWDEKHDQLKKLVLDMRDYAARSPKMASRYAASVTRLKKFEEIGPPPEPPRKQNIAMRLRGGRTGVRSLTCERLELTGLMKPFDLEVFYGERIAVLGSNGSGKSHFLRLLAGEQVAHTGSWKLGARVVPGHFAQTHAHPELFGRTTREILESEHALDRKAAMSVLRRYELHHQEEIRFQDLSGGQQARLMILRLELSGATALLLDEPTDNLDLDSAEALQEGLESFEGTVVAVTHDRWFARSFDRYVVFGSDGRVYEAPEPVWDESRVTRDR, from the coding sequence ATGGGACATGTCGAGATTTCACACCTGGAGTACTACCTGCCGGACGGGCGGGTGCTGTTCGACGACGTGTCCTTCCGGGTGGGGGAGGGCGCGGCGGTCGCCCTGGTCGGGGCGAACGGCGCCGGCAAGACCACCCTGCTGCGGATGGTCGCCGGTGACCTGCAGCCGCACGGCGGATCGGTGACGATCAGCGGCGGCCTCGGCGTGATGCGCCAGTTCGTCGGAACCACCGGTCGCGGCGGCGAGGCCGCTTCCGACGACGCGAGGGCGGCGGAGGAGGACGGCGGCCACGCACTGCCGCCGGACGCCTCGGTGCGCGATCTGCTGGTGTCGGTGGCCCCGCCGAGGATCCGCACCGGCGCCAGGGCGGTGGACGCCGCCGAGCTGGTGATGATGGCGCAGGACGACGAGAAGGCGCAGCTCGCCTACGCCCAGGCGCTCTCCGACTGGGCGGACGTCGGCGGCTACGAGTACGAGACCGTCTGGGACGTCTGCACGACGGCCGCCCTGGGGGTGCCGTACGACCGGGCCCAGTGGCGCGGCCTGAACACCCTCTCCGGCGGCGAGCAGAAGCGGCTGGTGCTGGAGGCGCTGCTGCGCGGCCCCGACGAGGTGCTGCTGCTGGACGAGCCGGACAACTATCTGGACGTCCCCGGCAAGCGCTGGCTGGAGGAGCAGATCAGGGCCACCTCCAAGACGGTGCTGTTCATCTCGCACGACCGCGAGCTGCTCGCGTCCTGCGCCGAGAAGATCGTCAGCGTGGAGACCGCTGTCGGCGGCAGCGAGGTCTGGGTGCACGGCGGCGGCTTCGCCACCTTCCACGCCGCTCGCGAGGAGCGCTTCGCCCGCTTCGACGAACTGCTCCGCCGCTGGGACGAGAAGCACGACCAGCTGAAGAAGCTGGTGCTGGACATGCGCGACTACGCGGCCCGCAGTCCGAAGATGGCCTCCCGCTACGCGGCCTCGGTCACCCGGCTGAAGAAGTTCGAGGAGATCGGTCCGCCGCCGGAGCCGCCGCGCAAGCAGAACATCGCCATGCGGCTGCGCGGCGGAAGGACCGGAGTGCGCTCGCTGACCTGTGAGCGGCTGGAGCTCACCGGCCTGATGAAACCGTTCGACCTGGAGGTCTTCTACGGCGAGCGGATCGCCGTACTGGGCTCCAACGGCTCCGGCAAGTCGCACTTCCTGCGGCTGCTGGCCGGCGAGCAGGTCGCCCACACCGGCAGCTGGAAGCTCGGCGCCAGGGTGGTCCCGGGCCACTTCGCGCAGACCCACGCCCACCCCGAGCTCTTCGGGCGGACCACCAGGGAGATCCTGGAGTCCGAGCACGCGCTGGACCGCAAGGCGGCGATGAGCGTGCTGCGCCGCTATGAGTTGCATCACCAGGAGGAGATCCGGTTCCAGGACCTCTCCGGCGGGCAGCAGGCGCGGCTGATGATCCTGCGGCTGGAGCTCTCCGGGGCCACCGCGCTGCTGCTGGACGAGCCCACCGACAACCTGGACCTGGACAGCGCGGAGGCACTCCAGGAGGGGTTGGAGAGCTTCGAGGGAACGGTGGTCGCGGTGACCCACGACCGCTGGTTCGCGCGCAGCTTCGACCGGTACGTGGTCTTCGGCTCGGACGGGCGCGTCTATGAGGCTCCTGAGCCGGTCTGGGACGAGTCCCGGGTGACACGGGATCGATGA
- the rplM gene encoding 50S ribosomal protein L13: MRTYSPKPGDVQRQWLVIDAQDVVLGRLASQAANLLRGKHKPVYAPHVDMGDFVIIINADKVHLSGNKKTQKLAYRHSGYPGGLRSVRYDDLLEKNPEKAVEKAIKGMIPKNSLGRQMLSKLKVYSGDQHPHAAQRPVPFEITQVAQ, translated from the coding sequence GTGCGTACGTACAGCCCCAAGCCCGGCGACGTCCAGCGTCAGTGGCTCGTTATCGACGCCCAAGACGTCGTTCTCGGCCGCCTGGCCTCTCAGGCCGCGAACCTCCTCCGGGGTAAGCACAAGCCGGTGTACGCGCCGCACGTTGACATGGGTGACTTCGTCATCATCATCAACGCGGACAAGGTGCACCTGTCCGGGAACAAGAAGACCCAGAAGCTGGCCTACCGCCACTCCGGTTACCCGGGCGGCCTGCGCTCCGTGCGCTACGACGACCTCCTGGAGAAGAACCCGGAGAAGGCCGTCGAGAAGGCCATCAAGGGCATGATCCCCAAGAACTCCCTGGGCCGTCAGATGCTCTCCAAGCTGAAGGTCTACTCGGGCGACCAGCACCCGCACGCTGCCCAGCGTCCGGTGCCGTTCGAGATCACCCAGGTCGCGCAGTAA
- the coaA gene encoding type I pantothenate kinase, producing MDPTRTDNGRVPTTLEAQRRADASPFVDLVRSEWSALHDRTPLPLTAAEVERVRGLGDVIDLQEVKDVYLPLSRLLNLYVTATGRLRGALNNFLDSNEHTHTQPGTPFVIGVAGSVAVGKSTTARLLQAMLARWPEHPRVELVTTDGFLLPNAELRSRGLMARKGFPESYDRRALTRFVADVKSGKEEVTAPVYSHLVYDIVEGERLTVRRPDILIVEGLNVLQPALPGLDGRTRVAVADFFDFSIYVDARVDDIERWYLERFRKLRETAFQDPTSYFRRYAEVPEDEAMDYARQLWRTINRPNLVENVAPTRGRASLILRKGADHKVQRVRLRKL from the coding sequence ATGGACCCCACCCGCACCGACAATGGACGGGTGCCGACAACGCTCGAAGCCCAACGCCGCGCTGACGCGTCCCCCTTCGTCGACCTCGTCCGGTCGGAGTGGAGCGCGCTCCATGACCGCACGCCCCTTCCGCTGACCGCAGCCGAGGTGGAACGTGTGCGGGGTCTCGGCGACGTCATCGACCTCCAGGAGGTCAAGGACGTCTACCTGCCGCTGTCGCGCCTGCTCAACCTGTACGTCACCGCGACCGGACGGCTGCGCGGCGCGCTCAACAACTTCCTGGACAGCAACGAGCACACCCACACCCAGCCGGGCACCCCGTTCGTCATCGGCGTGGCCGGCAGCGTCGCCGTCGGCAAGTCCACGACGGCCCGGCTGCTCCAGGCGATGCTGGCCCGCTGGCCCGAGCACCCCCGGGTCGAGCTCGTCACCACCGACGGTTTCCTGCTCCCCAACGCCGAGCTGCGCAGCCGCGGGCTGATGGCCCGCAAGGGCTTCCCCGAGTCCTACGACCGCAGGGCGCTGACCCGCTTCGTCGCCGACGTGAAGTCGGGCAAGGAGGAGGTCACCGCGCCGGTCTACTCCCACCTGGTCTACGACATCGTCGAGGGCGAGCGGCTGACGGTGCGCCGCCCCGACATCCTCATCGTCGAGGGCCTCAACGTCCTCCAGCCCGCGCTGCCCGGCCTGGACGGCCGGACCCGGGTGGCGGTCGCGGACTTCTTCGACTTCTCGATCTACGTGGACGCCCGCGTGGACGACATCGAGCGCTGGTACCTGGAACGGTTCCGCAAGCTCCGGGAGACGGCGTTCCAGGACCCCACCTCCTACTTCCGCCGCTACGCGGAAGTCCCCGAGGACGAGGCCATGGACTATGCGCGCCAGCTCTGGCGCACCATCAACCGCCCCAACCTCGTCGAGAACGTGGCCCCGACGCGGGGGCGCGCGAGCTTGATTCTGCGTAAGGGTGCAGACCACAAGGTGCAGAGGGTCCGCCTGCGGAAACTGTGA